Proteins co-encoded in one Zootoca vivipara chromosome 3, rZooViv1.1, whole genome shotgun sequence genomic window:
- the TDRD6 gene encoding tudor domain-containing protein 6 isoform X2, translated as MCSSLPSPGSCLSLRVSFVELHAEAPLVRLWGLRGERREEYIRLAEEVQAQAGPRLAALPGAGPLSAGELCLAEVGGRWRRCRVLSLLRGGSAPAYRVFLLDEGRTLSVGAHDVARGPAELFHLPSEVLGCILADLAPPGLASPHHGPQLPQRLGWTLAAAEFLGRLQGQEVSGLVRDVLVAQHLVVLELPWLLAQMRHLGLAGHVSPSTFASLLTTSLGGATHSALPQPPPQAPGGTATPRTQDDPTALDYFYPQLQMRVTEPMLVTQVSDPCRIYCQLRSLAREIQLLSDAMHQAFEASAGKDLKEPLLAPGSPCAARGIDGCWYRALLLKVYPLDGPEEQLGEVAQVIYVDYGRKEFVTKRDLRNLPAECFRMPVVTYPCSLQGITDGGCGWTCSQISQLKTLLLSKVVQAHIEAYCPFEHLYYVTLYGEDGLNLNCLYGVQAHCLEQSLLHSNQKHSSDLMAELKKVGATANEERASLLGVQSMLPADPLPVVRLKAGEYHSAQVSFLQDPTDFWVHLQEHRQPLCCLIRNLSDFYSQSKKLEGILLQPKPGSLCCVALKENCYHRAVVTKVLGKGIEVYLVDRGNTEIIDLHKVKELLPQFRELPAAALRCALANPFPPGQSWSPDAVDYFRKAVLNKELVIKVLGMQGDIYIVELFDHSLAGEKNLGKIMSQRKYAEHHKGEELETLQKVMNEPLKSMSGIEGIGQKPVRKHFPKDENEPSPQCHSSAPYPTETLTCKAFAKEDSSIAPTTSLCVMQNYSEIKPGFSSEGHLEVGNTVDVVVSYTESPSLFWCQLAKSSQDLRALMAKIQDYCMHSAQPHEWPNPVCLAKYSEDEKWYRALITSKVGCAEEVEVAYVDYGNKERVSLKNVRATKTEFLKLKAQAFRCSLYNLIQPNGQDPFVWDEKATEAFHEFVESASTLELKCTIFAFAALNNTDFINIVDLITPFESVCHFLTKKGLARCVQPQKPLISSVHLLSYYYSTHDIKIGSEEVVYITHVNDPCHFYCQLARNANVIERLTTSVAKLSKMRYNLETSQGPGNVYLAKYMDGCWYRAVVTSAKDTKEVFFVDFGNRQLLKNGDLVLVPKDAYELLLLPMQAIKCSLSDVVDVPKEVSAWFEKAVLDKPLKALIVAKEPDGKLIIELYDGKMQINAKLKESLQCSRGTAKYTKNGAAVSRYLLSRELNTEKRLSLTEIDKPTFEDKRWNNENLDIVGNSKHTVVCREVRQSQQKTKREVTIKVPGPVGKNNGNDPVTGRSGRDSMLSRETAPDNLKSRNQSETNTHFSLKNICDLPQKIISLGLKTLMYVSHINNPSDFYVHLAEDEPLLDSISEKLNNSEKIESLSGQQLHVGDIMCALFSEDGLWYRAAVIEKPSGKLVRVQYIDYGNTALVSTCKTARLLEECSSVPVMSLHCSLYGVKTTELSEWTQEAVRYFSQRTSDIQLNGEFVEKTESKWNIHLCDKDGNVAEDLVNNYLAYKQPPLGETSDKMESDTDLINLWEVAVPDKYSKPFNVSNTKSFLWNIPKVGQTLKTFLIVAKSPGYFWCQFADSDDIGSIERKLQEVGELMVMDVEDIKSGSPCLAKNSEDNTFYRAVISSVEGETVSLIHIDHGTEELTSAEMIRQIPNDLLVIPPQAFLCCLFGFNSAEGLWAEGINKIFCDVTVDSLLDTTIMEKQHNDPFEIPLFVVQLECQKISINEQMKAFWKPVVEDCALTLTNNIHKPEEQIKDVGTDHSKVVINETKVSSCALMPSEDLLCCSEAFQPADKCLVATGSSNLFGAFPPTSSPKSQTKHHQTTSEVLDFGDQHTVSETFKKGTDCSAFAKESDIPNFADVTETQLPNGGESEVLELDLPETLKEPEGQAEMLTLDTRQVHLDVDDTLSVSDLVPFEVATLSDINQLPFQLKMHPFGDTLDPETIEVSPPLCEETRERAELDLLDMTHAEGELEQPSSLKDKSDCLLLEPVAPEVNLLQAGKIKEDMLLELPADNEIQLPFSETGFKVQDFFCREDIVEVCEAGQESKGYRCLARQTLLEKNHIETQLSLDVGERFKESNLVGEDFLRSTLLDEEAVDIPSHSTEKNETTCNLNGFDIGSKCMVWSGIHWYKAQILGVSAEGTKVLNLSSGNEEVVSPINVWNRIPEQGASPTEMLLFFLP; from the exons atgtGCTCTTCCCTGCCGAGCCCGGGCAGCTGCCTGTCTCTGCGCGTGTCTTTCGTGGAGCTTCACGCGGAGGCTCCGCTAGTGCGGCTGTGGGGCCTCCGCGGCGAGCGGCGCGAGGAGTACATCCGCCTGGCCGAGGAGGTGCAGGCGCAGGCGGGGCCCCGGCTGGCGGCGTTGCCGGGCGCCGGGCCTCTGTCAGCGGGCGAGCTGTGCCTGGCGGAGGTGGGCGGGCGCTGGCGGCGCTGCCGGGTGCTGAGCCTCCTTCGCGGCGGCTCCGCGCCCGCCTACCGCGTCTTCCTGCTGGACGAAGGCCGCACGCTCAGCGTCGGCGCCCACGATGTGGCCCGCGGCCCCGCCGAGCTCTTCCACCTGCCCTCCGAGGTGCTGGGCTGCATCCTCGCCGACCTCGCACCGCCGGGCCTGGCCTCCCCCCACCACGGGCCCCAGCTGCCTCAGCGCCTCGGCTGGACGCTGGCCGCCGCCGAGTTCCTGGGCCGCCTGCAGGGCCAGGAGGTTTCGGGCCTCGTGAGAGATGTGCTGGTGGCGCAGCACCTGGTGGTGCTGGAGCTGCCCTGGCTGCTGGCACAGATGCGCCACCTGGGGCTTGCCGGCCACGTCTCCCCCAGCACCTTCGCCAGCCTGCTCACTACCTCCCTGGGGGGCGCCACCCACAGCGCCCTGCCACAGCCGCCCCCCCAGGCACCCGGGGGCACTGCCACTCCCCGAACCCAGGACGACCCCACAGCCCTGGACTACTTCTACCCACAGCTGCAGATGAGAGTGACGGAGCCCATGCTGGTGACCCAGGTATCTGACCCCTGCAGGATATATTGTCAACTGCGCAGCCTCGCCAGAGAGATCCAGCTGCTTTCGGACGCCATGCACCAAGCTTTTGAGGCCTCTGCTGGGAAAGACTTGAAGGAACCCCTGCTGGCCCCAGGATCCCCTTGCGCCGCACGGGGCATCGATGGCTGCTGGTACCGTGCCCTGCTGCTGAAAGTATACCCTCTGGATGGCCCAGAGGAACAGCTTGGAGAGGTGGCGCAGGTGATCTATGTGGATTATGGGAGGAAGGAATTTGTGACTAAGCGAGACCTGCGCAATTTGCCTGCTGAGTGTTTCCGAATGCCGGTGGTGACCTATCCTTGCTCATTGCAAGGTATTACCGATGGAGGATGTGGCTGGACCTGCTCTCAGATAAGTCAGCTTAAAACATTGCTGTTGAGCAAGGTGGTGCAAGCCCACATTGAAGCCTACTGTCCCTTTGAGCACCTCTATTATGTTACTCTCTATGGAGAAGATGGCCTGAACCTTAACTGCCTCTATGGGGTCCAGGCCCATTGTCTGGAGCAGAGCCTCCTTCACAGCAATCAAAAGCATTCCTCTGACTTAATGGCTGAACTAAAGAAGGTAGGTGCCACAGCCAACGAAGAGCGTGCCTCTCTGTTGGGAGTTCAGTCCATGCTTCCCGCTGACCCACTTCCTGTTGTGCGTTTGAAGGCTGGTGAGTACCACAGTGCTCAAGTGTCCTTCCTCCAGGATCCCACAGACTTCTGGGTGCACCTGCAGGAGCATCGCCAACCCCTCTGTTGCCTCATACGGAATTTAAGTGACTTCTACTCTCAGAGTAAAAAACTAGAGGGTATTCTGCTTCAGCCCAAACCAGGATCCCTGTGCTGTGTTGCGTTGAAGGAGAACTGCTATCACCGTGCTGTTGTCACCAAGGTGCTGGGAAAAGGAATTGAAGTTTATCTGGTAGACAGAGGAAACACTGAAATTATTGACTTGCATAAGGTGAAGGAATTGCTTCCCCAGTTCAGAGAACTTCCTGCTGCAGCACTCAGATGTGCATTGGCTAATCCTTTCCCACCAGGCCAGTCATGGAGCCCAGATGCTGTAGACTATTTCAGGAAAGCCGTGCTAAACAAGGAGCTGGTAATCAAGGTCTTAGGCATGCAAGGGGACATTTACATAGTGGAACTTTTTGATCATTCACTAGCAGGAGAAAAAAACTTGGGCAAAATCATGTCTCAGCGAAAGTATGCTGAGCATCATAAGGGTGAGGAATTAGAGACTCTCCAGAAAGTGATGAATGAGCCATTGAAGAGCATGTCTGGAATAGAGGGCATAGGGCAGAAGCCTGTGAGAAAACATTTCCCCAAAGATGAAAATGAACCCTCACCACAATGTCACAGTTCAGCCCCTTATCCTACTGAAACTTTGACTTGCAAAGCATTTGCAAAAGAGGATTCTAGCATTGCCCCAACCACTTCACTCTGTGTTATGCAAAACTACTCTGAAATAAAGCCAGGGTTTTCTAGTGAAGGGCATCTGGAAGTTGGAAATACAGTAGATGTGGTAGTATCCTACACAGAAAGTCCTAGTCTCTTCTGGTGTCAGCTAGCTAAAAGTTCCCAAGACCTGAGAGCACTTATGGCTAAAATTCAAGATTATTGTATGCATTCAGCACAACCCCATGAATGGCCAAATCCTGTATGTTTGGCTAAGTATTCTGAGGATGAGAAGTGGTACAGAGCTCTTATTACTAGTAAAGTAGGTTGTGCTGAAGAGGTGGAAGTTGCATATGTTGATTATGGGAACAAAGAGCGTGTTTCACTAAAGAATGTCCGTGCAACTAAGACAGAGTTTCTGAAGTTGAAAGCTCAGGCTTTCAGATGTAGCCTTTACAACTTAATTCAGCCAAATGGTCAGGATCCATTTGTGTGGGATGAAAAAGCCACTGAAGCTTTTCATGAATTTGTGGAGTCAGCAAGCACATTAGAACTGAAATGTACCATATTTGCTTTTGCAGCATTAAACAATACAGATTTCATCAATATTGTGGACTTGATTACCCCTTTTGAAAGTGTGTGCCATTTTTTAACAAAGAAGGGTCTGGCCAGATGTGTGCAGCCTCAAAAACCTCTAATATCTTCTGTTCATCTTCTGTCATACTATTATTCTACACATGACATTAAAATAGGAAGTGAAGAGGTGGTTTATATCACACATGTTAATGATCCCTGTCACTTTTACTGCCAACTTGCTAGAAATGCAAATGTTATTGAGCGGTTAACTACTAGTGTTGCTAAACTCAGCAAAATGCGGTACAATTTGGAAACATCACAGGGCCCTGGAAATGTGTATCTTGCAAAGTATATGGATGGCTGCTGGTATAGAGCAGTAGTAACTTCAGCAAAAGATACCAAAGAGGTTTTCTTTGTGGATTTTGGGAATAGGCAGTTGCTAAAGAATGGAGACTTGGTCCTCGTACCAAAGGATGCTTATGAGTTACTGCTTTTGCCAATGCAAGCCATAAAATGCTCTCTATCTGATGTTGTTGATGTTCCAAAAGAAGTTTCTGCATGGTTTGAAAAAGCAGTACTAGATAAGCCCTTAAAGGCTTTAATTGTTGCAAAAGAACCTGATGGAAAACTGATCATTGAACTATATGATGGTAAGATGCAGATCAATGCAAAACTGAAAGAGAGTTTGCAGTGCAGCAGAGGGACGGCCAAATATACAAAAAATGGAGCTGCAGTGTCCAGATATCTGCTCAGCAGGGAACTAAACACTGAAAAAAGGCTATCTTTGACAGAAATAGATAAACCAACTTTTGAGGACAAGAGGTGGAACAATGAAAATTTGGACATAGTGGGCAATAGCAAACACACTGTTGTATGTAGAGAAGTAAGACAATCCcagcagaaaacaaaaagagaggtgACAATAAAGGTTCCTGGACCAGTGGGGAAAAATAATGGAAATGATCCTGTAACAGGTAGGAGTGGTAGAGATTCCATGCTAAGCAGAGAAACCGCCCCTGATAACTTGAAAAGCAGAAATCAATCTGAAACTAATACACACTTTTCACTTAAAAATATTTGTGATTTACCTCAAAAAATCATAAGTCTTGGTCTTAAAACTTTGATGTATGTTTCTCATATAAATAATCCATCCGACTTCTATGTTCACCTAGCAGAAGATGAGCCGTTGCTTGACAGCATTTCAGAGAAACTAAATAATTCTGAAAAGATTGAGAGCCTCAGTGGGCAACAGCTTCACGTAGGAGACATAATGTGTGCATTGTTTTCAGAAGATGGCTTATGGTATCGAGCTGCAGTAATTGAAAAACCCTCTGGTAAACTGGTGAGGGTGCAGTATATTGATTATGGCAATACTGCACTGGTTAGCACCTGCAAAACAGCTAGACTCCTTGAAGAATGCTCATCAGTCCCAGTGATGAGCCTTCATTGCTCATTGTATGGAGTTAAGACCACAGAACTTTCAGAATGGACACAGGAAGCAGTGCGGTATTTCTCTCAAAGGACAAGTGATATTCAGCTAAATGGTGAATTTGTGGAGAAAACTGAAAGCAAATGGAACATTCATCTCTGTGACAAAGATGGTAATGTAGCAGAGGATTTGGTTAATAATTACCTTGCGTACAAACAGCCTCCTTTGGGGGAAACATCTGACAAAATGGAGAGTGACACTGATCTGATAAACCTGTGGGAAGTTGCTGTTCCTGATAAGTATAGCAAACCTTTCAATGTGTCAAACACCAAATCCTTCCTCTGGAACATTCCTAAAGTAGGTCAAACTTTGAAAACCTTTTTGATAGTTGCAAAGAGCCCAGGATATTTTTGGTGCCAGTTTGCTGACTCAGATGATATTGGTTCAATTGAAAGAAAGCTTCAGGAAGTTGGAGAGCTTATGGTCATGGATGTAGAGGATATAAAAAGTGGCTCTCCCTGTCTAGCAAAGAATAGTGAAGATAATACCTTTTACCGAGCAGTTATTAGCAGTGTAGAGGGGGAAACCGTGAGTCTCATTCATATTGACCATGGAACCGAGGAACTTACCAGTGCAGAGATGATCAGGCAAATTCCTAATGACCTGCTGGTAATACCACCTCAAGCAtttctttgttgtttgtttggctTTAACTCTGCTGAAGGTTTGTGGGCTGAAGGAATAAATAAGATCTTCTGTGATGTCACGGTGGACTCTCTATTAGACACTACCATCATGGAAAAACAACACAATGACCCTTTTGAAATCCCCTTATTTGTTGTTCAATTGGAATGTCAAAAAATCAGCATCAATGAACAAATGAAAGCCTTTTGGAAGCCTGTTGTTGAAGACTGTGCCTTAACTTTGACAAATAATATTCACAAACCGGAAGAACAGATTAAAGATGTAGGGACAGATCATTCAAAGGTGGTTATAAATGAAACCAAAGTCTCTTCCTGTGCACTAATGCCTTCAGAAGATCTGTTATGTTGTTCAGAGGCATTCCAACCGGCAGATAAGTGTTTAGTTGCTACAGGGAGTAGTAATTTATTTGGAGCATTTCCCCCAACTTCTTCACCCAAATCACAAACCAAGCACCACCAAACCACTTCTGAAGTACTTGACTTTGGAGACCAACACACTGTGtctgaaacatttaaaaagggAACTGACTGTTCTGCATTTGCAAAAGAAAGTGATATACCAAATTTTGCAGATGTTACTGAAACGCAGCTTCCTAATGGTGGTGAATCTGAGGTGCTAGAACTAGATTTGCCTGAAACTCTGAAAGAGCCTGAAGGTCAAGCAGAAATGTTAACACTGGATACACGTCAAGTTCATTTAGATGTGGATGACACACTGAGTGTATCAGATTTGGTGCCCTTTGAGGTGGCGACTTTATCAGATATAAATCAGCTGCCTTTTCAACTGAAGATGCACCCATTTGGAGACACACTGGATCCGGAGACAATTGAAGTGAGCCCTCCCCTGTGTGAGGAAACACGGGAGAGAGCAGAATTGGACTTGCTTGACATGACACATGCAGAAGGGGAGTTAGAACAGCCCTCTTCACTAAAGGATAAAAGTGACTGTTTACTGCTGGAACCTGTTGCACCTGAAGTTAATCTTTTACAAGCTGGTAAAATCAAGGAGGATATGTTGTTGGAGCTGCCTGCGGATAATGAAATCCAGTTACCATTTTCAGAAACTGGATTCAAAGTGCAAGACTTCTTTTGCCGTGAGGACATTGTGGAGGTGTGTGAAGCAGGACAAGAAAGCAAAGGCTACCGTTGTCTAGCAAGGCAAACTCTGCTGGAGAAGAACCACATTGAAACACAGTTAAGCCTTGATGTGGGTGAAAGATTTAAAGAGAGCAATTTGGTTGGAGAGGATTTTTTGAGAAGCACACTGCTAGATGAAGAAGCAGTTGACATTCCAAGTCACAGTACAG aaaaaaatgaaactacTTGCAACTTAAATGGCTTTGATATTGGTTCCAAATGCATGGTGTGGTCTGGCATTCATTGGTACAAGGCTCAGATTTTAGGCGTATCTGCTGAAGGTACAAAG GTTTTGAATCTTTCAAGTGGAAATGAAGAGGTAGTAAGTCCTATCAATGTTTGGAATCGGATTCCTGAACAGGGTGCAAGTCCAACTGAG ATGCTTCTCTTCTTTCTGCCCTAA